In Campylobacter concisus, a genomic segment contains:
- a CDS encoding winged helix-turn-helix domain-containing protein: MSEQIRELITKLLNPKGRLDCGAAFKIAAKLGVEIGEVSDEAEKMGVKIDNCELGQFGGLENGRGKYTVMTQLKQMTDEKDRILCKDARDAAAGVGLKTIRSTLKDYKIDVKYCQLGCFKEKKGKKMRVKTKTWIENDEGELIFGKGKTEVLDVIAEVGSISKAAEILGMNYKKCWNHLQILQKNLKEELFTTKQGGGENAGTTLNERAHELINAYRQLQNDIEDFADKRFKELFLKKDGEKKDSAKDDANDKKK; the protein is encoded by the coding sequence ATGAGTGAGCAAATACGAGAACTGATAACCAAGCTGCTAAATCCAAAGGGTAGGCTAGACTGCGGAGCGGCGTTTAAGATCGCTGCAAAGCTAGGCGTGGAGATCGGCGAGGTTAGCGACGAGGCCGAAAAAATGGGCGTAAAAATCGACAACTGTGAGCTAGGGCAGTTTGGCGGGCTAGAAAACGGACGCGGTAAATACACCGTGATGACGCAGCTAAAACAGATGACCGACGAAAAGGACAGGATACTGTGCAAAGACGCTAGAGACGCGGCTGCGGGCGTGGGGCTAAAGACGATCCGATCGACGCTAAAAGACTATAAAATCGACGTAAAATACTGCCAGTTGGGGTGTTTTAAGGAGAAGAAAGGGAAAAAGATGAGAGTAAAAACCAAAACTTGGATAGAAAACGACGAGGGCGAGCTGATATTCGGCAAGGGCAAAACCGAAGTCCTAGACGTCATCGCCGAGGTCGGCTCGATCTCAAAGGCCGCCGAAATCCTGGGCATGAACTATAAAAAATGCTGGAATCATCTGCAAATTTTGCAAAAAAATCTAAAAGAGGAGCTCTTTACCACCAAGCAAGGCGGCGGCGAGAACGCTGGCACGACGCTAAACGAGCGCGCGCATGAGCTCATAAACGCCTATAGGCAGCTACAAAACGATATCGAGGACTTTGCGGACAAGCGCTTTAAGGAGCTGTTTTTGAAAAAAGACGGCGAGAAAAAAGACTCGGCCAAAGACGACGCAAACGATAAAAAGAAATAA
- the fdhD gene encoding formate dehydrogenase accessory sulfurtransferase FdhD, with translation MQPIFTTQITKFKGAQKSAVDDILVREIKLEIYINGKRFGAVMATPTDQEALAAGYLISENLIASPEDIESIELSGDALSVRVKAKINEKRLEQFDEEKVIISGCGRSSTANIDPEAMAARSIKGEVKFHKDEILRQMGQFYTQCELYEMTGCVHTAKLFVSGEQFYIGEDIAQHNTIDKAVGKAVLAGAQLQNSFLMVSGRLSSEMVAKAVMHGIPVLVSRTAPTSLGVVIARKFNLTLCGFARGENINVYSGAERIYE, from the coding sequence ATGCAACCTATTTTTACGACCCAAATCACCAAATTTAAAGGCGCGCAAAAAAGCGCCGTTGATGATATTTTGGTGCGCGAGATCAAGCTTGAGATCTACATAAACGGCAAGCGTTTCGGCGCGGTGATGGCAACTCCGACCGATCAGGAGGCACTAGCTGCAGGCTATCTCATCAGCGAAAATTTGATCGCAAGCCCTGAGGATATCGAGAGTATAGAGCTTTCAGGCGACGCTTTAAGCGTGCGGGTAAAGGCTAAAATCAACGAAAAGCGCCTCGAGCAGTTTGACGAGGAAAAGGTGATAATCAGCGGCTGCGGACGTAGCTCGACGGCAAATATCGATCCCGAGGCTATGGCGGCGCGCTCGATAAAGGGCGAGGTTAAATTTCACAAAGACGAAATTTTGCGCCAGATGGGGCAGTTTTACACGCAGTGCGAGCTATACGAGATGACGGGCTGCGTGCATACGGCTAAGCTTTTTGTTAGCGGCGAGCAGTTTTACATCGGCGAAGATATCGCCCAGCACAACACGATAGATAAGGCCGTCGGCAAGGCGGTATTAGCCGGCGCGCAGCTGCAAAATTCGTTTTTGATGGTGAGCGGAAGGCTAAGCTCCGAGATGGTGGCAAAAGCCGTCATGCACGGCATCCCAGTGCTCGTCTCGCGCACGGCTCCGACTAGCCTTGGCGTCGTGATAGCGCGTAAATTTAACCTCACGCTGTGCGGCTTTGCGCGCGGCGAAAACATAAATGTATATAGCGGCGCGGAGAGAATCTATGAGTGA
- a CDS encoding helix-turn-helix domain-containing protein, whose product MDARNKVGLTQSEVAKRMGITQSAVARIESEAYNIKYKTFFNYIKACGKRVAIV is encoded by the coding sequence ATAGACGCTAGAAACAAGGTAGGGCTAACTCAAAGCGAGGTAGCCAAAAGGATGGGCATAACCCAATCAGCCGTAGCTAGGATAGAAAGCGAGGCGTATAATATCAAGTATAAAACATTTTTTAACTACATAAAAGCTTGCGGTAAAAGAGTGGCGATAGTTTGA